The DNA sequence tgtCTAGTTGTTTAGCTTGCAATCCAGTTTGCTAATTCTTGGTCCAATTACTCTAATGGATAAAACTTCACCAACAAGTTTTGAACATCTTGAACTAGCTCATGCTGTCGGCACAAACGTTCAGgtatgaagaaagaagaatgagaTAACCCCCTTGCATAAACAATGGCgggatttccacctttcatggggGTGGGAGGTCATTTTTCGCTCCCCTCTATTTAGGTGCAAGAACAacgatgccttttgggcttctttttcctatatatatgtGGGATAATCTATTCTGTCCATAAATGTAGAGGTTGCACTAGCACAAGGCCAATGGGAACGTACTTGGAAGCATCAATGGGGGGGGGCATTTACATCTTTCATGGGGgcagggtggtcattttgctCTCATGTGTTTGGGTGCAGCCCCTACACTCCCCCCACAAAACACATtctatatatgggaaaaggataggtatgctagcgtagtacctaggtattaggaatgctagcgggattttgaccgtaggatttgatcaacttgaattaaacCGTAGGATTTACTCATCTTAAAtgcaaccgttggatggagagaaaaggTCCAAAGCTTCAATCCACCGCTGTTACACCTTATCTCTCCCCTAATTCTATCTCCACCCTCCTTCTCCGTCTCCGGCTCCCACGGatcctcttcctctccctcttcttcttctctgactccaactccaactccggTTTCTCTTCTATCCCtcacccaataaataaataaataaataaataaatttttcttttttatttatttatttatttattgttcttcttttcctctgtGGTATCCCTATTTTTGTCTAATTGTGTAAATCTTAAACAAAGTAGAACAAAAGGAAGAGATAATTCAATTCAAGACTACCCAATTTAGAAAGAACAAAATCAAAGGCATACAACAATTAAAGAAGAAATATATCGAATTAAAAAATGATACAGAGGATATAGAACCTCAGAAAACCTATGAATTTAAAGAGACCAACCACCGAGCGGTAGCAACAACATTATCAGGGTCGGGTTTCTTTTCGATGAGAAGTTGCCTTTGTgcgaaaatagaaacttcaagGAATATagaaacgaagaagaagcaacaaACTAAATGATGAGAATAACAACAATCAGTGAACCCCAAGTCGTGTAAGAATTTAGGTAAAgtagaaaagaatagaaaccgATGAAGAAAACCCAGTTCCTATTTCGATGCTTGGGGTAGGTACAATGTCTCCATCCTGCTCCCTCATTGTGTTATTGACAGCGTGTGGGAGACTTTAGAGGCAGATGACTAGAGGTTTTCGCAGGGAATTTATGGGTTTGGTGGTGGAAAACTTCACCATCGCCGGAGCTGAAGGAGAAGCCACCGGTGCAATTCACTTGATTTGATTACGCATACTACACTTGGTGGAGAATTTAATTCCATCTTATGGGTTAGAATCTAACCCCTCTTTATTTGTCTCCCACCGGAGTTCGCTTTCTCCGGCTGGATTTGATAAAAAGAATGACTTTTCCGACGActcagagagagaagagagagaaagaaggagaggaaaggtATAACAAATCATTTGTATaccttctctccatccaacggtttaattcaagttgatcaaatcctacggtcaaaatcccgctagcattcctaattcctacgtattatgctagcatacctatccctttcccatatatatatatatactagtgaAAATACACGTGGGATGCACGTGAGGTAGTCTCTTACTTAAATACTTTTTTTGGTACatttctctccatatttacctttcTAAATATCTCTGTAATTATTCCCTCCCTCTCCATTCtccataaatctctctctctctctctctccatatttaaatctctctataattatttaaaaaaaaaaatcccactcatcctctcacgttTCTCTCTCCCAACTCCCTAAAATTATTCACTATTTCCCCACTCTCCAAAATTATCTCTATCTGTCTCTCCATATTGATCTTTGtaaatctccctattttttctctcccacGATTAGTGAAATGAAAACCTTGCCTATTGTGGGTTATTATGTGTCAttatcctttttaatacttaataataataataataagtaatGATTACTTCTCCCTTTTtgttccacttttttttttcgcctCCCCCTCCAAATCGATGAAAGAGgttttaagagtttttttttattctacatctctctccatatttacctttataaatatctccataattattcactcccctctctctctctctctctctatatatatatatatatacacatatataaatttaaatctcttcataattatttaaaaaaaaattccactcatcctctcacattCCTCTCTCCCCACTCTTCATgataattgttcattgtgatcATTTTTAATAATGAATAATTACTACCCCCTTTTTGCttcaccttttttatttttcccgtTTTTCACTCCCCACTCTCCATGATAATTGTTCATTATgatcctttttaatacttaatagttATTTCCCCCTTTctgctccattttttttttataattaatttttttctcttccattttgagggatTTTTGGTCCATTGGAAAGTTTTTTTGCTAAAGGCTAAAGGCTAATATAAAGAACAACATAATGTTCACTTTAGCTCCCCaccccacacacccccccccccaaaaaaaaaaaatctctcaaacAATTGCCTTAGAAtcgtatttatttttattcttttcttggaGGAAGGATTGCTTGTTCAAGACCATGGGgtgtataatttttatttttttcttgatatcacatatctaaggatgtgaatttgaaacctaAATCATGTATCAAAACACCAAAACTGTGAAATTGTTTACTAAATAGTTgggatttgattttaaaatttaaaccatTGATAAACCATTAAACCGATCAACATATCCGTAATAAGGTTAAGTCTTCAATGCTAAGTTTActtacatttcaataaaaaaattaagtttacattaaataactattaaaaaagcatataaaaataaataactcgATTCAATGTTAAACTTTGCATCCATTTcactaaaattttaaaattttaaaagttaaaaaaaaaaaaatgtttagaataaaaaattagaaattataaaaaaacaGTTTAAACCGAAACCCTTTTTAAATTGTTTCCCTGTAACACACCGTGCATATTAGTTAGTTTTATTTatgcttttcttatttttaattggGTTTCTACTCGTGAATTGATCGGTTGCTGCTTCTTGCATATAGGAAAAATGGGTATGAGAGATTATGCAGCTGCTGGTAAAAAGTTGATGATCTCTTCTACCACTCTCGGACGAGGTGTTCAGGAGGAGTATGAAAAGCTTCAGCGTATTGTAAGAGAAGCCAAAGTGATACTCATGGATTTAGAATGGCGAGGATTGCGGGAACGGTATGATTATGATGTAGCGGTGTGGTTGAAGaagattaaaattttttattgcgAAGCAGATGACATGTTGGACGAGTTGTCATATGAAGCCACCACGAGAATTATTCAAATGAAGGAGGAGAAGGCTGATTTGTATTGCATGATCAACAGAAAGGTATGCAATGTTATTATTTAGGGTAATTCCTTGTCACTACCTCGTAAAATCAAGAATTTCTAACATGTGCTAGATGATATGAAAATGGCATTCCCTGATATTGATTATTCCCCTGAGGTTCGAATAAATATCGGTGATATTGATTATGCTTTCCAACAAGTATATACAAATTGAAGGGGAGATGAAGTAGTAGTAAAGGTTGGAAGCAGGGCGGAGGAGGACAAAACAAAGAttgttaatattattattattaataatcaACAACAAATGCTCATCTCTGTCCTCCCTATACTAGGATTGGAGAATATTGGCAAGAAAACACTAGCAAAGCTCGTCTTCGATGACGAGTCAATTAAGTCACATTTTGATCTCAGATTTTGGgttaataatgataataatgtgTGGAGGTTCCACGTGAGAAGGATTGTAACTGAAATAGTTGAACAGTTTCTTAGAAGTATGGGTGGTGGTGATTTACAGCACATGTTAGAAGAGATTTTGAGTGGGAAAAGGTTTTTACTTGTGTTGACCGACGTGTCTCTCATAATCGGAGATGAAAGATGGCATAATTTAAAAACTTTGTTAAGAGTTGGCTCCAAAGGGAGCACAATCATTGTAACAACACAATATAAACAAGATGTGATACAAGTGGGGACAATTCCTCCATATGAATTAAGCAGACTATCAATAGAAGAAAGTTGGGCATTGTTCAGGAGAAATGTATTTGGGAGAGGAAGTGCAGTACTGGAGACTCCAGATCTAGTCACAATAGGATTGGAACTTGTTGAAGAATGCCAAGGTTTTCCGTTCGCTTTAGCAATCCTAGGTGCCAAGATCCGCTTCATGACAAATATACAAGAGTGGACAACTGTCCTAAATACTATGAAAGCACTACGTAGCAATGGCTATTCAGTTATTGCTTCCATGCTGAAGATTTGTTACAATGACATGGAGTCACCATTGAAACGATGCTTTTCATATTGCCCAGTATTTCCCTATAATTTTATaattgaaaagaagaaattgattcAACTATGGATGGCTCAAGGTTTCCTAGAACAAgaagcatcatcatcatcattgtccaTTAATAATAATTGTGGTGGAGAtcatgatgatgtaatattaatggaggaggaggaggaggatatagGTAATGCATATTTCAAATCATTGGTGCTTAGGTCCTTCCTTCGAGTAGTCAAATTCGATGATAATGGTGAACCATTAGAATGCACGATGGATGCCTCTTTACATAATTTTGCACAGTATAATGTACGATCAATTTTGTCTCGGACATTAGTTGATAGGCCACAtcataatatttattattatgatCGGTTATCAGATTTTAAGAGACTGCGCGTACTAGAACTCATACACTTCAACAAAGATGAGTTGCCATCCTCAATTGGAGAGTTA is a window from the Macadamia integrifolia cultivar HAES 741 chromosome 5, SCU_Mint_v3, whole genome shotgun sequence genome containing:
- the LOC122078551 gene encoding uncharacterized protein LOC122078551 isoform X2, encoding MGMRDYAAAGKKLMISSTTLGRGVQEEYEKLQRIVREAKVILMDLEWRGLRERYDYDVAVWLKKIKIFYCEADDMLDELSYEATTRIIQMKEEKADLYCMINRKVLKMASIPSDSTSTTVRVGQIRPVVPSTRRGHNRATKTMSMQS